The Silene latifolia isolate original U9 population unplaced genomic scaffold, ASM4854445v1 chrun_scaffold_16, whole genome shotgun sequence genome includes a region encoding these proteins:
- the LOC141637307 gene encoding protein FAR1-RELATED SEQUENCE 5-like, giving the protein MASMVVALNTNIPSGVSFSKAFTSSPIGRMWREQSKLKSGLCVMTLSLVILAVGIGIPEAGFLSLGGESWEDFGDNPIDYSPLFETTIDFETRDEAFNWAQKIAFENGFALVKANNGAKNRKKNGLLASYFRCKRHGKPKETDDLEKPRRSQKCSCKFRIRAVQNFVSKNDKETVVWNILTSEGGGLHNHNVAVYKDGDRHFAGLDAEEKAYVRQQTLAGVQPRDIKNGLHLRSPEKPQPSSTQLYNETRKIKKEEMGERNTAQQMLALGVAAKYVHFYEIDSEESKELTHIFMAHPEAIKLFRAYPYVVLMDSTYKTNIYKNPLNEMVGVTPTGSSFLIACAMIPTESDVNYKWLLRKLAAILDATGVASPAVFVTDRELGLISALEQVFPRAEHLLCRWHVNKAVNAKTLTTYQTEMFPT; this is encoded by the exons atggcaagcatggttgTGGCGCTGAATACGAATATCCCGTCTGGGgtatccttctccaaggcattcacctcatcaCCAATTGGCAGGATGTGGCGCgagcaatccaag CTTAAATCAGGCTTATGTGTCATGACCCTTTCCCtggtgatactggcagtaggcattgggattccagaagcGGGTTTTCTTAGCCTCGGAGGG GAATCGTGGGAGGATTTTGGCGATAATCCAATTGATTACAGTCCGTTGTTCGAGACTACTATAGATTTCGAAACGCGTGACGAAGCTTTCAATTGGGCTCAGAAAATCGCATTCGAGAATGGGtttgctttggttaaagcaaataaCGGAGCTAAAAATAGGAAAAAGAACGGGTTGTTGGCAAGTTATTTTCGATGTAAAAGACATGGTAAACCAAAAGAAACGGACGATCTTGAAAAGCCAAGGAGGTCGCAGAAGTGTTCATGCAAGTTTCGTATTCGTGCCGTTCAAAATTTCGTGTCTAAAAATGATAAAGAGACGGTGGTGTGGAACATTCTAACCTCCGAGGGTGGTGGACTACACAACCACAACGTAGCCGTTTATAAGGACGGGGATCGGCACTTTGCGGGATTGGACGCGGAAGAGAAGGCATATGTTAGGCAACAAACATTGGCCGGGGTTCAACCGAGGGATATTAAAAATGGTCTTCATTTGAGATCCCCCGAAAAACCTCAACCGTCAAGCACCCAACTATATAATGAAACAAGGAAAATTAAGAAAGAAGAAATGGGTGAAAGAAACACCGCTCAGCAAATGTTGGCTCTAGGGGTGGCAGCGAAATACGTCCACTTCTACGAGATTGATTCCGAGGAGTCAAAAGAGTTGACTCACATTTTCATGGCTCATCctgaagcgattaagttgttcCGGGCTTATCCTTATGTGGTCCTCATGGATTCGACTTATAAAACCAACATTTACAAGAATCCACTCAATGAGATGGTTGGTGTGACACCCACGGGATCGTCCTTCTTAATTGCATGTGCGATGATTCCTACCGAGTCTGACGTGAATTACAAGTGGCTGTTGAGAAAGTTAGCTGCGATTTTAGATGCCACCGGAGTAGCGTCCCCTGCTGTATTTGTCACCGACCGGGAATTGGGTTTGATCAGCGCTCTTGAGCAAGTATTTCCCCGGGCTGAGCATTTGTTGTGTCGATGGCATGTGAACAAAGCCGTCAATGCAAAAACCTTGACAACATACCAAACTGAAA TGTTTCCAACGTAA